From the Brassica napus cultivar Da-Ae chromosome A8, Da-Ae, whole genome shotgun sequence genome, one window contains:
- the LOC125577116 gene encoding 60S ribosomal protein L36a, protein MVNIPKTKKTYCKNKECKKHTLHKVTQYKKGKDSLAAQGKRRYDRKQSGYGGQTKPVFHKKAKTTKKIVLRLQCQTCKHFSQHSIKRCKHFEIGGDKKGKGTSLF, encoded by the exons ATG GTGAACATTCCTAAGACAAAGAAGACTTACTGTAAGAACAAGGAATGCAAGAAGCATACCTTGCACAAGGTGACCCAGTACAAAAAGGGTAAAGACAGTCTTGCTGCCCAAGGAAAGCGTCGTTATGACCGCAAGCAATCTGGATACGGTGGTCAGACCAAACCCGTCTTCCACAAGAAG GCTAAAACAACCAAGAAGATTGTGCTGAGGCTCCAATGCCAAACTTGCAAGCATTTCTCTCAACACTCAATTAAG AGGTGCAAGCACTTTGAGATTGGTGGAGACAAGAAGGGAAAAGGAACATCTCTCTTTTAA
- the LOC106361567 gene encoding kinesin-like protein KIN-10A, with protein MAPTPSSSSSAKSNQTQFTLIKTPQTKHRLNFHLKPPNPDHTPPEHPVEVIGRIRDHPDRKEKPPSIFQANPDNNQTVRVRADAVYRDFTLDGVSFSEEEGIESFYKRFVEERIKGVKVGEKCTVVMYGPTGAGKSHTMFGGCGERGKKEAGIVYRSLREILDGGVVAFVQVTVLEVYNEEIYDLLSTSCSNSLGIGCPKGGTSKARLEVMGKKAKNATFISGTDAGKISKEIAKVEKRRIVKSTLCNERSSRSHCIIILDVPTVGGRLMLVDMAGSENIDRAGQTGFEAKMQTAKINQGNIALKRVVESIANGDSHVPFRDSKLTMLLQDSFEDDKSKILMILCASPDPKEMHKTLCTLEYGAKAKCIVRGSHTPNKDKNGGDESSSRIAAMDQFISKLQSEKKQQEKERNDAQKQLKKKEEEVAALRSLLLQKEACAATNEEEAIEEKVNERTQRLKAELEKKLEECRRMAEEFVEMERRRMEERIVQQQEELEMMRRRLEEIEVEFRRSRATTDETSGFAKRLRSLYSDDDMVKSMDLDMGKSMDLDMGDPVWGSAVSYQPSNTISSNLSNVLQPKPQENMAAQMYPDRVCLSTVFEEEEVEEDEEKVIVEDKSICSVTTRPMPSLNFGGLGKENCGNSTAGDKEPASCRKLRIENIFTLCGNQRELSQHTGKDEVLQDKN; from the exons ATGGCACCAACaccatcctcctcctcctccgcaaaatcaaaccaaacccaATTCACCTTAATCAAAACCCCACAAACCAAGCACCGCCTCAATTTCCACCTCAAACCCCCAAACCCAGACCACACTCCACCGGAGCACCCGGTCGAAGTAATCGGCCGGATCCGAGACCACCCAGACCGCAAGGAGAAACCTCCCTCTATCTTCCAAGCAAACCCAGACAACAACCAAACGGTCAGAGTCAGAGCTGATGCCGTGTACAGAGACTTCACCCTCGACGGAGTGTCATTCTCGGAGGAAGAAGGCATCGAGTCGTTTTACAAGAGGTTCGTAGAGGAGAGGATCAAAGGCGTGAAGGTTGGGGAGAAATGTACGGTCGTGATGTATGGACCTACTGGCGCTGGAAAGAGCCATACAATGTTTGGTGGGTGTGGTGAGAGGGGGAAGAAGGAGGCTGGGATTGTGTATCGATCCTTGAGGGAGATTCTGGATGGTGGTGTTGTTGCCTTTGTTCAGGTCACTGTTCTTGAGGTTTATAATGAGGAGATTTATGATCTTCTTTCGACTAGTTGTAGTAACAGTTTGGGGATTGGTTGTCCCAAAGGAGGAACCTCTAAG GCCAGGCTTGAAGTGATGGGGAAGAAGGCCAAAAATGCAACCTTCATTTCAGGGACAGACGCTGGGAAAATATCTAAAGAAATTGCGAAAGTGGAGAAACGGAGGATTGTTAAAAGCACTCTTTGCAATGAAAGAAGTTCCCGGAGTCACTGCATT ATTATACTTGATGTGCCAACTGTTGGGGGAAGGTTGATGCTTGTTGACATGGCTGGTTCAGAGAATATAGACCGAGCTGGCCAGACTGGATTTGAAGCAAAGATGCAA ACTGCTAAGATCAACCAAGGAAATATTGCACTGAAGCGAGTTGTGGAATCTATAGCAAATGGAGACTCTCACGTGCCCTTTAGAGACAGCAAGCTGACTATGCTGCTTCAG GACTCTTTTGAAGATGATAAGTCAAAGATACTAATGATCCTATGTGCGAGCCCGGATCCAAAGGAAATGCACAAGACTCTCTGCACTCTAGAGTATGGGGCAAAAGCAAAGTGCATAGTTCGCGGGTCACATACTCCTAACAAAGATAAGAATGGGGGTGATGAGTCTTCTTCAAGGATAGCAGCGATGGATCAGTTTATTTCCAAACTCCAGTCTGAGAAGAAGCAACAAGAGAAAGAAAGGAACGATGCACAAAAGcagctgaagaagaaggaagaggaaGTTGCTGCTTTGCGATCTCTTTTATTACAGAAGGAAGCATGTGCCGCCACCAATGAAGAGGAGGCAATCGAAGAGAAAGTAAACGAGAGAACCCAGCGTTTGAAAGCTGAACTAGAGAAGAAACTCGAGGAATGCAGAAGAATGGCGGAGGAGTTCGTTGAGATGGAGAGAAGGAGAATGGAAGAAAGGATAGTGCAGCAGCAAGAGGAGctggagatgatgagaagacGGTTGGAGGAGATCGAGGTTGAGTTTCGGCGCTCAAGGGCCACTACTGATGAAACCAGTGGGTTTGCCAAGAGACTCAGGAGTCTTTACTCGGATGATGATATGGTGAAGTCGATGGATCTTGACATGGGGAAGTCAATGGATCTTGATATGGGTGATCCAGTATGGGGATCTGCTGTTTCATACCAACCAAGCAACACAATCAGCAGCAATTTGTCTAATGTTTTGCAACCGAAGCCTCAAGAGAATATGGCTGCGCAAATGTACCCTGACCGTGTATGCCTGAGCACTgtctttgaagaagaagaggtcgaagaagatgaagagaaagTGATAGTAGAGGATAAAAGCATCTGCTCCGTAACAACAAGACCAATGCCTAGTTTGAACTTTGGAGGTTTGGGTAAAGAAAACTGCGGGAACAGTACCGCTGGTGACAAAGAACCAGCATCTTGTAGAAAGTTAAGAA
- the BNAA08G17250D gene encoding uncharacterized protein BNAA08G17250D: MANECGGIGPGSILAIVVVAMMLLFVPLMIGPVAPPTPPLILVFPIVLLFVFLYLHFTSK, from the coding sequence ATGGCGAATGAATGTGGTGGAATCGGACCGGGTTCGATCTTGGCGATTGTGGTCGTAGCGATGATGTTACTGTTCGTTCCTTTGATGATTGGACCGGTGGCTCCACCAACTCCTCCACTTATCTTGGTGTTTCCGATCGTCTTGCTCTTTGTGTTTCTCTATCTTCATTTTACTTCCAAGTga
- the LOC106361565 gene encoding KIN14B-interacting protein At4g14310-like encodes MSASSTRRRLKDMNTGNGENQSSGKKPLRSATPLPISTTLQKSSSSKENPKPSHRPSFGSTQKPLLRQVQRIDKSAAKGVGDGEGRVTRSKSSGIRGRSSSPSDLIRVFSDLRKRNESRVQSDQDKSCDRVCEETGEESKGKTNPSSSKLEGLVPKADALLGFGEKSDCKAEKIVKVASGGALRRKSIDNVGKAMEGSGNVATTKYQSKLHEKLAFLEGKVKKIASDIKKTKDMLDLNNQDSSQGMISDLHQKITGIEKSMIHVVGGSEEGKNKAAKAKASVKGLNKEELEDRLFPHQRLLRSRTQSKAVSQVSKGQGFGESSSKAVNVEVKPSGPVEENPIALEFLASLEKEKVVLESHQNVMENLEVQEMDTEEASKENNPSKDVSLTSNLAEILRADEDLEEIDEEEKGDEMELEEIENECMYQLNDIGSKTSTGGWFVSEGEAVILAHDDGSCSYYDVANSEVKSVYSPPDDISPNTWRDCWVVRAPGADGCSGRYVVAASAGNTMESGFCSWDFYTKDIKALHIEDGSSRVPRTALAPLSNNTSHGRNTLACSLLPEAQQWWYRPCGPLIASTASFQSVVKVFDIRDGEQIMRWEVQNCVSGLDHSSPLQWRNRGKLVIAETETISVWDVNSLHPESLLTISSPGRKISAFHVNNTDAEVGGGVRQRASSMDAEGNDGVFCTTDSINIMDFRNPSGIGAKIPKLGVNAQCISSRGDSVFVGTNPKSSSAKKSVGYSSQVLQFSLRKQRLVSTYNLPDSNTHSHHSAITQVWGNSNFVMATSGMGLFVFDTSKEETSIGSDSGTVKEVIGPNDMYCPSFDYASSRVLLISRDRPALWRHIL; translated from the exons ATGTCAGCTTCATCGACTCGCCGCCGTCTGAAAGATATGAACACCGGCAACGGAGAAAACCAATCCTCCGGGAAAAAGCCTCTGAGGTCTGCAACTCCACTCCCGATCTCCACCACTCTCCAGAAATCATCATCGAGCAAAGAGAATCCAAAGCCTAGTCACCGTCCGTCGTTTGGATCCACGCAGAAGCCTCTGCTCCGGCAAGTCCAGCGGATCGATAAGTCCGCCGCGAAAGGCGTCGGTGATGGCGAGGGTCGGGTTACTCGATCCAAGTCTTCGGGGATACGAGGTAGGAGCTCGAGCCCGTCTGATCTGATTAGGGTTTTCTCGGATTTGAGAAAGAGGAACGAATCTAGGGTTCAATCGGATCAGGATAAGAGCTGTGATAGGGTTTGCGAGGAGACAGGTGAAGAGAGTAAAGGTAAGACGAATCCGAGCTCAAGCAAACTAGAGGGTTTGGTTCCAAAGGCAGATGCTTTGCTTGGGTTTGGGGAAAAATCTGATTGTAAAGCTGAGAAGATTGTGAAAGTTGCTAGTGGTGGAGCGTTGAGAAGGAAGTCTATTGATAACGTTGGGAAGGCGATGGAGGGAAGCGGTAATGTTGCTACTACTAAGTACCAAAGCAAGCTACACGAGAAGCTTGCTTTTCTCGAAGGAAAGGTTAAGAAGATTGCTTCTGATATCAAGAAGACAAAGGACATGCTGGATTTGAATAATCAGGACTCGTCTCAGGGTATGATCTCTGATTTACATCAGAAGATCACTGGGATTGAGAAGTCTATGATTCATGTTGTTGGAGGTTCTGAGGAAGGGAAAAACAAGGCTGCCAAAGCGAAAGCTTCGGTGAAAGGGTTGAACAAGGAGGAGCTCGAGGACAGGCTGTTTCCTCACCAGAGGTTGCTAAGGAGCAGAACTCAGTCCAAAGCAGTGTCGCAAGTCTCGAAAGGTCAAGGCTTTGGTGAGTCTTCTAGCAAGGCGGTGAACGTTGAAGTTAAGCCCTCGGGTCCTGTTGAGGAGAATCCAATAGCGCTAGAGTTCTTGGCCTCGCttgaaaaggaaaaagtggTATTAGAGAGTCATCAGAATGTGATGGAAAATCTGGAAGTTCAGGAGATGGATACAGAGGAAGCCTCAAAGGAAAACAATCCTTCAAAAGACGTTAGTCTGACTTCCAACTTAGCTGAGATTCTCAGAGCTGACGAAGACCTTGAGGAAATTGATGAGGAAGAAAAAGGAGACGAGATGGAGCTGGAAGAGATAGAGAATGAATGCATGTATCAACTTAACGACATTGGATCCAAAACTTCCACTGGAGGATGGTTTGTGTCAGAGGGCGAGGCTGTTATACTCGCTCATGATGATGGCTCATGTTCGTATTACGACGTTGCTAATTCTGAG gtaAAATCTGTGTACAGTCCTCCAGATGATATCTCACCAAACACTTGGAGAGATTGTTGGGTGGTTCGTGCACCGGGTGCAGATGGCTGCTCAGGCAGATATGTGGTAGCTGCTTCTGCTGGCAATACGATGGAGTCTGGGTTTTGTTCATGGGATTTCTACACCAAAGACATAAAGGCGCTCCACATTGAGGACGGATCTTCAAGAGTTCCAAGGACTGCTCTGGCTCCTTTATCCAACAACACATCCCATGGTAGGAACACTCTGGCTTGTTCACTGTTACCAGAAGCTCAACAATGGTGGTACAGACCATGCGGTCCTCTCATAGCTTCAACTGCTAGTTTCCAAAGCGTGGTCAAGGTTTTTGACATCCGTGATGGGGAACAAATCATGAGATGGGAAGTGCAGAATTGTGTGTCAGGTTTAGATCATTCGAGCCCTTTACAGTGGAGAAACCGAGGAAAGCTTGTCATAGCAGAAACAGAAACGATTTCTGTTTGGGATGTCAACTCCCTTCACCCTGAATCCCTGCTCACCATTTCCTCTCCAGGGCGAAAAATCTCGGCGTTTCATGTCAACAACACAGATGCTGAAGTTGGGGGAGGTGTTCGTCAAAG AGCAAGTTCCATGGACGCTGAAGGCAACGACGGAGTTTTCTGCACTACTGATTCAATCAACATCATGGACTTCCGTAACCCATCTGGCATTGGCGCTAAAATCCCCAAGCTCGGTGTTAATGCACAATGTATATCATCTAGAGGAGATTCAGTATTTGTTGGAACCAATCCGAAATCATCATCTGCTAAGAAGTCAGTGGGTTATTCCTCTCAAGTGCTGCAATTCTCTTTAAGGAAACAGCGTCTGGTGAGCACTTACAACCTGCCTGACTCAAACACTCACTCGCACCACTCTGCAATAACCCAAGTCTGGGGAAATTCAAACTTTGTCATGGCTACTTCTGGTATGGGGCTTTTCGTGTTTGATACTTCAAAAGAAGAGACCTCGATAGGTAGTGACAGTGGAACCGTAAAAGAGGTTATCGGTCCAAACGATATGTACTGCCCTTCGTTTGATTATGCAAGTTCTCGTGTCCTCC